One stretch of Paenibacillus sp. FSL R5-0341 DNA includes these proteins:
- the plsX gene encoding phosphate acyltransferase PlsX has protein sequence MKIVIDAMGGDNAPASTVEGAIAAATEWADTQIVLIGDEAKLEPLLSQSGVRPANLTVRHASEVIGSDDEPVKAVRRKKDASMVVAGRMLKEGEADAMISAGNTGALMTAGLLVVGRMEGIERPALAPMIPTIDDVGVLALDLGANMDAKPEHLAQYGLMGSLYRQKVQGIESPRVGLLNVGTEPGKGNELTKHAYPLLEQLPIRFVGNVEARDVLTGACDVLVCDGFAGNILLKSLEGTAGAIFALLKEQFSSSLKSKLAAAVLMPELRGLKRKLDYTEHGGAPLLGLSRLVVKSHGSADGNAIKNAVRQARIAVQNQLVESISKEISGK, from the coding sequence ATGAAAATCGTCATTGATGCCATGGGAGGCGACAATGCACCTGCATCCACGGTAGAAGGTGCGATTGCCGCAGCTACGGAATGGGCGGATACACAGATCGTCCTGATCGGCGATGAAGCCAAGCTGGAACCTCTTTTGAGTCAGTCAGGTGTGAGACCTGCCAATCTGACGGTCCGGCATGCTTCGGAAGTTATTGGATCGGATGATGAACCCGTTAAAGCAGTACGTCGCAAGAAAGATGCCTCCATGGTGGTAGCTGGCCGGATGTTGAAAGAAGGCGAAGCGGACGCGATGATCTCGGCGGGCAACACTGGAGCGTTGATGACAGCGGGTTTGCTTGTTGTAGGTCGTATGGAAGGCATCGAACGTCCGGCACTTGCGCCGATGATTCCAACGATTGATGATGTGGGTGTACTTGCTCTTGATCTCGGAGCGAATATGGATGCCAAACCGGAGCATCTTGCACAATATGGCCTGATGGGCAGTTTGTATCGGCAAAAAGTACAGGGCATAGAATCCCCAAGAGTGGGATTGCTCAATGTAGGAACAGAACCAGGCAAGGGTAATGAGTTGACCAAACATGCGTATCCCTTACTGGAGCAACTCCCAATTCGCTTTGTTGGTAATGTAGAAGCACGTGATGTGCTGACCGGTGCTTGTGATGTGCTTGTATGTGACGGTTTTGCAGGGAATATACTGCTGAAATCGTTGGAAGGCACAGCAGGGGCCATTTTCGCCTTGCTTAAGGAACAATTCTCATCTTCCCTCAAAAGTAAACTGGCTGCGGCTGTACTGATGCCTGAACTGCGTGGGTTGAAACGTAAGCTGGATTATACGGAGCATGGCGGAGCGCCGCTCCTTGGTTTGAGTAGGCTGGTTGTGAAAAGTCATGGATCTGCTGATGGCAATGCCATCAAAAATGCTGTACGCCAAGCTCGGATTGCAGTGCAGAATCAGCTGGTAGAGAGCATATCTAAGGAAATTAGCGGGAAGTGA
- a CDS encoding beta-ketoacyl-ACP synthase III, whose translation MNNLRPVGIIGTGKYVPEKILTNSDLEKMVDTNDEWIVSRTGIKERHIAAPDQATSDLAYEAAIKALESAGMTGSDLDLIIVATITPDSSFPSTACILQDKLGAKGAAAFDLSAACSGFVYGLASATSFIQSGMYNNALVIGADCLSRITDYTDRNTCVLFGDGAGAVVVGEVPEGRGFKAFDLGAEGAGGSLLQMEGGGSRLPATVETVENKKHYIYMNGREVFKFAVRVMGTATIEVLRKAGMERTDVDLFVPHQANIRIIQSAMQRLELPEEKVVVNVDKYANTSAASIPLALVEAAEEGRMKAGDTVLMVGFGGGLTWGASVLVW comes from the coding sequence ATGAATAATTTGCGCCCAGTAGGGATTATTGGTACAGGGAAATATGTGCCTGAGAAAATTTTGACGAATAGCGACCTGGAAAAAATGGTCGACACCAATGACGAGTGGATCGTCAGTCGTACAGGGATCAAAGAACGTCATATTGCTGCACCCGATCAGGCAACTTCCGATCTGGCGTACGAAGCGGCTATTAAAGCCCTTGAATCTGCAGGCATGACAGGCAGTGATCTTGATCTGATTATTGTTGCAACGATTACCCCGGATTCTTCGTTCCCATCGACAGCCTGCATCTTGCAGGACAAACTGGGTGCAAAAGGTGCGGCGGCATTCGATTTGTCGGCTGCTTGTTCCGGATTTGTATATGGTTTGGCGAGTGCTACGAGCTTCATCCAAAGCGGCATGTACAACAATGCACTTGTTATTGGTGCGGACTGCTTGTCTCGTATTACGGATTATACAGACCGTAACACATGTGTCCTCTTTGGTGACGGAGCAGGCGCGGTGGTCGTTGGTGAAGTTCCGGAAGGCCGTGGATTCAAAGCATTCGATCTTGGTGCCGAAGGTGCTGGCGGCAGTCTTCTTCAGATGGAAGGCGGCGGTTCTCGTTTGCCTGCTACTGTAGAGACCGTTGAAAATAAAAAGCATTACATCTATATGAACGGTCGTGAAGTGTTCAAGTTTGCGGTACGTGTCATGGGAACGGCTACCATCGAAGTATTGCGCAAGGCTGGTATGGAGCGCACGGATGTGGATCTGTTTGTTCCTCACCAAGCAAATATTCGGATTATCCAATCTGCGATGCAACGACTTGAACTTCCTGAAGAGAAGGTTGTAGTCAACGTGGACAAGTATGCTAACACATCTGCTGCTTCCATTCCACTTGCTCTGGTAGAAGCTGCCGAGGAAGGTCGCATGAAAGCCGGAGATACTGTTCTGATGGTTGGATTCGGTGGCGGTTTGACATGGGGTGCATCCGTACTCGTTTGGTAA
- the fabD gene encoding ACP S-malonyltransferase gives MGKIAFVFPGQGSQAVGMAKDAYESVPAATEIFRTADETLGFSLSNLVFEGPETELKQTSNTQPALLTASIALLEAFKEKGIQPDYTAGHSLGEYSALVAAGVLSFADAVSIVRARGQYMEQAVPGGQGAMAAVLGADREALGVLCRDVSESGHAVELANINCPGQIVVSGVKEGVAAVAERVKEAGGKRAIALEVSGPFHSSLMKGAAEKLKEKLKTVTFSPATVPVVANVTARPAENGQVQDLLTAQVYSPVLWEDSVTWLIEQGVDTFIEIGSGSVLTGLIKKTDKTVKLYNVNSLETLEATASELEGVI, from the coding sequence ATGGGTAAAATAGCATTTGTATTTCCCGGACAGGGATCACAGGCTGTAGGCATGGCGAAGGACGCGTATGAGTCCGTGCCTGCGGCAACCGAGATTTTTCGTACAGCGGATGAAACATTGGGTTTCTCGCTGAGTAATCTTGTATTTGAAGGACCGGAGACCGAGTTGAAACAGACATCAAATACACAACCGGCTCTGTTGACAGCAAGTATTGCCTTGCTTGAAGCTTTCAAAGAAAAAGGAATTCAGCCTGATTATACGGCTGGGCACAGTCTGGGAGAATACAGTGCACTGGTGGCGGCAGGCGTTCTATCGTTTGCTGATGCAGTGAGCATTGTACGGGCTCGTGGTCAGTATATGGAACAGGCAGTTCCGGGTGGACAAGGAGCTATGGCTGCTGTGTTGGGTGCGGATCGGGAAGCGCTGGGGGTGCTTTGCCGTGACGTATCTGAAAGTGGTCATGCGGTTGAACTTGCGAACATTAATTGTCCAGGACAAATCGTCGTTTCTGGTGTAAAGGAAGGCGTAGCTGCAGTCGCGGAGCGAGTGAAAGAAGCTGGCGGTAAACGCGCCATTGCATTGGAAGTAAGCGGCCCGTTCCACTCTTCATTGATGAAGGGTGCAGCTGAGAAGCTGAAAGAAAAACTGAAAACCGTCACGTTCTCACCGGCAACGGTTCCTGTAGTTGCTAATGTGACGGCAAGACCTGCAGAGAATGGACAAGTTCAGGATTTGTTAACAGCTCAGGTCTATTCTCCTGTATTATGGGAAGACAGTGTGACATGGCTTATTGAGCAAGGCGTGGATACGTTCATCGAGATTGGATCAGGCAGTGTATTGACCGGTTTGATTAAAAAAACAGATAAAACCGTTAAACTCTACAATGTGAACAGTCTTGAAACGCTCGAAGCAACGGCAAGTGAATTAGAAGGAGTTATATGA
- the fabG gene encoding 3-oxoacyl-[acyl-carrier-protein] reductase: protein MSKPLEGKNALVTGASRGIGRSIALALAEAGANVAVNYAGSQAAAEEVAEAIRAKGVKAITLQANVGLMDEAEQMVKATLEAWGNVDILVNNAGITRDNLIMRMKEEEFDQVIETNLKGVFNCLKAVTRPMMKQRSGRIINISSVVGVLGNAGQANYVAAKAGVIGLTKASARELASRGITVNCVAPGFIETDMTKELSQELVDGMLSGIPLSRLGQPDEIADVVTFLASQASSYMTGQTLHVDGGMYM from the coding sequence ATGTCTAAACCATTAGAAGGTAAAAATGCACTCGTTACCGGGGCATCCCGGGGAATTGGGCGCAGTATTGCACTGGCACTGGCTGAGGCTGGAGCGAACGTGGCCGTGAATTATGCGGGCAGTCAAGCTGCAGCTGAGGAAGTGGCGGAAGCAATCCGTGCCAAAGGAGTCAAGGCGATTACACTTCAAGCCAATGTTGGCCTGATGGATGAAGCTGAACAAATGGTCAAAGCTACACTCGAAGCATGGGGCAACGTTGATATTCTGGTGAACAATGCTGGGATTACCCGTGATAATTTGATCATGCGTATGAAAGAGGAAGAATTCGATCAGGTTATTGAAACCAATCTCAAAGGTGTGTTTAACTGCCTTAAGGCGGTTACTCGTCCAATGATGAAACAACGTTCGGGAAGAATTATCAATATCTCCTCGGTTGTAGGTGTGCTTGGTAATGCTGGACAAGCGAACTATGTTGCTGCCAAAGCAGGCGTCATTGGTTTGACGAAGGCATCCGCTCGTGAACTGGCTTCTCGCGGAATCACAGTCAACTGTGTTGCACCAGGTTTCATTGAGACGGATATGACAAAAGAGTTGTCTCAGGAACTGGTGGACGGTATGCTGAGTGGTATTCCGTTGTCCCGTTTGGGTCAGCCGGATGAAATCGCCGATGTAGTCACGTTCCTGGCTTCACAGGCTTCATCTTATATGACAGGGCAGACGCTGCATGTCGATGGTGGCATGTACATGTAA
- the acpP gene encoding acyl carrier protein: MSDVLERVKRIVVDRLGADEAEVTLEASFKEDLGADSLDVVELVMELEDEFDLEISDEDAEKITTVGEVVNYIQSHT, from the coding sequence ATGTCCGATGTATTGGAGCGTGTAAAACGCATCGTCGTCGACCGCTTGGGCGCAGACGAAGCTGAAGTTACACTTGAAGCATCTTTCAAAGAAGATTTGGGTGCTGATTCTTTGGATGTAGTGGAATTGGTCATGGAATTGGAAGATGAATTTGATTTGGAAATCTCTGATGAAGATGCAGAAAAAATCACGACCGTAGGTGAAGTTGTAAACTACATACAATCTCATACCTAA
- the fabF gene encoding beta-ketoacyl-ACP synthase II — MKQRVVITGMGVMTSLGKDLETFWGSLMAGKSGISQIEAFDVSEYTTQIAAEIKDFNPEEYMDRKDARKMDRFVQFAVAAGFKAVEDSGLKINENIDAERFGVSIGSGIGGLGTWEDQHNALLQKGPKRVSPFFIPMMISNMASGQMSISLGAKGPNINVVTACATGTHSIGDSFKLIANGDADAMICGGAEATIRPTGLAGFCAMRAMSTRNDDPAKSSRPFDTERDGFVMGEGAGVLILESLEHAQKRGARIYGEVIGYGLTGDAHHMTEPDPDGAARCMKMALRNAGIEPEEVDYINAHGTSTPVGDRSETLAIKKAFGDHAYKLAVSSTKSMTGHMLGAAGGVEAVICGLSLTHQTLAPTINLENQDPECDLDYVPNVPRQTKVNIAMSNSFGFGGHNATIILKKFEA, encoded by the coding sequence TTGAAACAAAGAGTAGTAATTACCGGAATGGGCGTAATGACATCGCTCGGAAAAGATTTGGAAACGTTCTGGGGCAGTTTAATGGCAGGAAAGTCCGGAATCTCTCAGATTGAGGCGTTCGATGTGAGTGAATATACGACACAGATTGCAGCCGAGATCAAGGATTTCAACCCGGAAGAATACATGGATCGCAAAGATGCTCGCAAAATGGACCGTTTTGTTCAGTTCGCTGTGGCAGCCGGCTTCAAAGCCGTTGAAGACAGTGGTCTGAAAATTAACGAGAACATTGATGCAGAGCGTTTCGGTGTATCCATCGGATCAGGTATTGGTGGATTGGGTACTTGGGAGGACCAACATAATGCATTGCTGCAAAAAGGTCCAAAACGTGTAAGTCCATTCTTCATTCCCATGATGATCTCGAACATGGCTTCAGGTCAAATGTCGATTTCTCTTGGTGCCAAAGGTCCTAACATTAACGTTGTTACCGCTTGTGCAACAGGTACACACTCCATCGGAGATTCCTTCAAGCTGATTGCCAATGGTGATGCAGATGCCATGATCTGTGGTGGTGCGGAAGCAACAATCAGACCAACAGGTCTTGCAGGGTTCTGTGCGATGCGCGCAATGTCTACACGTAATGATGATCCTGCGAAATCAAGCCGTCCTTTTGATACAGAACGTGATGGTTTTGTTATGGGCGAAGGCGCGGGCGTTCTGATTCTGGAATCCCTGGAACATGCTCAAAAACGTGGTGCACGTATTTATGGTGAAGTGATTGGTTATGGTCTGACTGGCGATGCACATCACATGACAGAACCAGATCCGGACGGAGCAGCACGTTGCATGAAGATGGCACTTCGCAATGCGGGCATTGAGCCTGAAGAAGTGGATTACATCAATGCACACGGAACTTCGACGCCTGTAGGCGACAGATCCGAAACACTTGCGATCAAAAAGGCGTTTGGCGATCATGCGTACAAGCTTGCAGTGAGTTCCACTAAATCCATGACAGGCCACATGCTTGGCGCTGCTGGTGGTGTAGAAGCAGTCATCTGCGGATTGTCACTGACACATCAGACACTGGCTCCAACGATTAACCTGGAAAATCAGGACCCAGAATGTGATCTGGATTATGTACCAAATGTTCCACGTCAAACTAAAGTTAATATTGCCATGTCCAATTCATTTGGATTCGGCGGTCACAATGCCACCATTATT